The Microbacterium sp. Nx66 genome contains a region encoding:
- a CDS encoding biliverdin-producing heme oxygenase, translated as MPEILSFSAALRERSSGSHSRSETAGFMSDLLKGEGSREDYIALVAQHYFIYDALEGAGERMRQDPVASVFLSDKLTRLPALEADLAFLLGPEWRERIAPLPTTQRYVDRIRQVGATWAGGFVAHHYTRYLGDLSGGIFIGRVMARRFGFETNGIGFYLFDDIADPSAFKDVYREQLDAAPWDEAERERVIDEVLLAYRFNTELFEDLDRARAAA; from the coding sequence ATGCCCGAGATCCTGTCCTTCTCCGCCGCCCTCCGCGAGCGCTCCTCCGGCTCGCACTCCCGCAGCGAGACCGCCGGCTTCATGTCCGATCTGCTCAAGGGCGAAGGATCGCGCGAGGACTACATCGCCCTGGTCGCGCAGCACTACTTCATCTACGACGCCCTCGAAGGCGCGGGAGAGCGGATGCGTCAGGACCCGGTGGCCTCCGTGTTCCTCAGCGACAAGCTCACGCGTCTCCCCGCGCTCGAAGCCGATCTCGCCTTCCTCCTCGGCCCCGAGTGGCGCGAGCGGATCGCACCCCTGCCCACCACACAGCGCTACGTCGACCGCATCCGTCAGGTGGGCGCGACGTGGGCGGGCGGGTTCGTGGCGCACCACTACACCCGGTACCTCGGCGATCTCTCCGGCGGCATCTTCATCGGGCGGGTGATGGCGCGGCGCTTCGGCTTCGAGACCAACGGCATCGGCTTCTACCTGTTCGACGACATCGCCGACCCCTCCGCCTTCAAGGACGTCTATCGCGAACAGCTCGACGCCGCTCCGTGGGACGAGGCGGAGCGCGAGCGCGTCATCGACGAGGTGCTGCTGGCGTACCGCTTCAACACCGAGCTCTTCGAAGACCTGGACCGCGCCCGCGCCGCCGCCTGA